Proteins found in one Miscanthus floridulus cultivar M001 chromosome 4, ASM1932011v1, whole genome shotgun sequence genomic segment:
- the LOC136551086 gene encoding uncharacterized protein, producing the protein MAAKWCFIASLLLCLAVASAAARAMPRDCDTSTATFAAVAGAVDEAKTADVFGGRTSGGGLFGGVHGPLGGGVAGFGPFGGAVAGAGPFGGFGGGAGLGGSGGGGGGGGVP; encoded by the coding sequence ATGGCAGCAAAGTGGTGCTTCATCGCCTCCTTGCTGCTCTGTCTCGCCGTCGCATCGGCGGCGGCAAGAGCAATGCCCCGCGACTGCGACACCAGCACCGCTACCTTCGCAGCGGTCGCCGGCGCCGTGGACGAGGCCAAGACCGCCGACGTTTTTGGCGGCCGGACCAGCGGCGGCGGGCTCTTCGGCGGCGTCCACGGCCCGCTGGGCGGGGGCGTCGCTGGGTTCGGCCCGTTCGGCGGGGCCGTCGCCGGCGCAGGGCCGTTCGGCGGGTTCGGAGGCGGCGCCGGCCTcggtggcagtggcggtggcggaggaggaggcggcgtccCGTAA